A stretch of DNA from Pan troglodytes isolate AG18354 chromosome 21, NHGRI_mPanTro3-v2.0_pri, whole genome shotgun sequence:
TTCGTCTCCACCTTTCGTGCGCCCGGGGCCAGGACCGCCTGTCCGGAATCTGACCAGTGCCCGTCCTCGCCGTGGCCCTGGGACCCCGCGGTGGTCTTCTTTTGGGGGCGAACGGCAGTGCCCGAAGGATGCTCTACCCACCCCCGTTCCTAGACTTGCTGGGACCCGACAATACCCAGTGGGTGCCGCGAGTTCCCGGGCGCAGAGTCCAGCGTCCGGCTCTCGAGCTCAATCCCGCGCCCCGACGGCCTTGGCGCTTCCCGCTGCGCTAAACTGTCCACCGCGCACAGGCTGGAAGCGAAGTCGGGCCGCCTCCTCCTGGTCTGCAGGGTCCCTCCAGGCCTTTCCTGTCCGGGCAGAGAGACAGCCACAGGGGCGATCGGAGGACGCGTGCGGGAGGGGCGCGGGCCCGCGCGGTCACGGCTTCTCGTGACAGTGTTTGCAAAGCGCGGAGGGCGTCCCGGAGAAGGCGGCGCACTTGTCAGGGCAGGGCCCCAGCGCGGCGCCTGCGGAGAAGGGGCACACAGTGGCCTGGCCGAAGGGCGTCAAGGGCGCGGCGTTTACGGGCGCGGCCAGGCCCTGGCCCTGGTTGAGGAAGGCCACCAGGCGCCGCATCTCGTCCAGGGCCTGCGCCTGCATGAGGATATAGTTCTTGGCGAGCAGCAGCGTGGCGATCTTGGAGAGCTTGCGCACCGACGGGCTGTGCGCGTAGGGGATGACGGCTCGCAGCCCGTCCAGCGCGTCGTTTAGGTCGTGCATGCGCCGCCGCTCGCGCGCGTTGATGCTGAGCCGCAGAGACCGCTGCTCTCGCGGCCGCCGCCGCCCGTCCGCCGCGCTCCCTggcccgcgccgccgccgccgctgctcgAAGGCGTCGTCCTCGTCACCGCTCTGTTCGCCGCTGCTCTCCGCCGCCTGAGCTGGGGCGCGAGGTGCAGGCGCCGCGGGGAGGTCGCCGCCCGGGCCCGGAGTGCCGTAGCCGCGGGCCGCTTCGGGTTCTCGCGCCGCCCCGTAGGCGAgacccgcagccgccgccgcgtaGCCGTGGCTTAGTGCCAGGTACGCGTCCCCCGACAGCGACTTGAGCTCGGCCATGGCCGTGCCGCCTGGGCTCGGGGGCTCGCCGGGTGGGCGGATGCTCATGTGGGTGAGCAGCCCCCGAGGCCGGCCCGAGCccgccgctgccgctgccgctgccgctgcGATGAGGCTCCCGGCTCTGCGCGTCGGTCTGGCTTGCCTGCGGGTCCCAGAGCCTCGGCGCCCGCTGCCTCCTccgcctcttccttctctcccacctcctctccctcccagccGCGACGCGCAGGGGGCGGGCTCTACCTCCCCCTCGCCCCCGCTTCGGTTTTAAGCCGCGGAGGCGCCCGGTGGGACCTCGCTGCTGTCCAATCAGGGGGGACCGGGTGAGCTCCTCTTCCTGGAGCCGGGCTCCACCAGCGCCGCAGGCTCACAGGCCAGGGGTGGGGGCTCTGGACCGAGGGGCGGCGCGGGGCGGTGCGGTCCGGCGCGCGCGGTCCTGGAGCGCTAGTACTTGCTTCTCGACCCCCCGGCCGCCGCCTCCGGCCGCCCCGGGGATTCCGCCACCAAACGCACGCGTCCCAGGTGGGCACCCGCCTCGGTCGGTCTTTGAGTCTGACCCTAGCGCAAGAGTCCCTGGCGACACGCAGGGGCCAGAGCGGGGGGGCGCGCCGCACTAGCAGCAGCACCAGCGCCAACACCCTGTCCCGCTGAGGGGCCGCTTCGGGTCGGGGTCAGGGTCGTGGGCGCTCTGGTGCAGCCGCGGCGCAGCGTGTACCCGGAGCCCGCACACTCCCTGCTCGGGGCGCCCTGTGGCCAGGCTTGAGGGGCAGAGTGAGAGGGAGTTTCTAGAACCTGTTGAAAAACGCCACGAGCGTTGCAGGCCGGGGAGGGCGGGAAGGTGGAGGGCAGCGCGGCCTGGGGCTCCCCGGGGGTGAGAGGGGAGCTCTGTGAGCTGCAGGACCGCCTCTTCCCTGCCAGCCGCTTCCTGGGCATCTATCAGCGAAACGCGTGAGGCTTGGTGGGCTTTCCCGGAGCCTCCGAACCCCTGGGGTCCAGCCACACTGGATGGGAATGTGGCCAGCCTCGGACTCGCCTTTTCAGTCCTCTTCCAACCCCGCATGAAGGCCAGAACAACCCCGCATGAAGGCCAGGACCCCAGCCCTTCTCCCAGGTGGGAACCTGCCTGGAGGCCCGGCCGAGTGCTGAGGCTAGAGTGTGCTGAGGGATAGTGGCTTCTCCGGTCCTCGCTTGGGTGGGAGACTGGGCCACCCTGGCCTATGGCACGAGGTGGAGCGGCCCGTCGGGCCCTTCTGTGTGACCTGGGAAGGGCCGCATACCCTCTCTGTTCTCCAGGCTCCGCCCCAGGAGGGGCCACAGCGATGGGGCTGTGTGCACAGCCCCGGGAGGCGAGTGGGAGCTGCACGTGTGTGGGGCGGATGTGCTGTCTGGAAGGTTCTGGGAACGCAGCAGTGACCGGCCTGTCCGGTGGTTCCCTGCCAGGTGCGGGGTGTGAGGAGACAGATGCCTGGATAAGTCTCCGTGGGAAACTCAGGCCTTTGTCCTGGCGGAGGGGAATGGGCCTGAGGCAGCCTCTGCCGGGCTGGCGGCCTGTCTGGCTGCGCGTCCTGCAGCACCGGCCTCACCCCCAGCACACGCCCGCCAGGAGCGCAGGGGCCCCGAGGATGGAAGC
This window harbors:
- the BHLHE23 gene encoding class E basic helix-loop-helix protein 23, with translation MSIRPPGEPPSPGGTAMAELKSLSGDAYLALSHGYAAAAAGLAYGAAREPEAARGYGTPGPGGDLPAAPAPRAPAQAAESSGEQSGDEDDAFEQRRRRRGPGSAADGRRRPREQRSLRLSINARERRRMHDLNDALDGLRAVIPYAHSPSVRKLSKIATLLLAKNYILMQAQALDEMRRLVAFLNQGQGLAAPVNAAPLTPFGQATVCPFSAGAALGPCPDKCAAFSGTPSALCKHCHEKP